The following coding sequences lie in one Cannabis sativa cultivar Pink pepper isolate KNU-18-1 chromosome 5, ASM2916894v1, whole genome shotgun sequence genomic window:
- the LOC115702202 gene encoding putative zinc transporter At3g08650 — MHLKRKQALLFSLFVVVFLGFAKAESEHEIAQKLISAPHKNVRSNVIDGVGTESSFRLDETSSGGVGERISGSSKVSISTVALFTLAMAAATGLGAVPFFFVELDPQWAGLCNGMAAGVMLAASFDLIQEGQEHGAGNWVVIGILAGGIFIWLCKQFLEQYGEVSMLDIKGADATKVVLVIGIMTLHSFGEGSGVGVSFAGNKGFSQGLLVTLAIAVHNIPEGLAVSMVLAARGVSPQNAMLWSVITSLPQPLVAVPAFMCADAFNKFLPFCTGFAAGCMIWMVVAEVLPDAFKAASPSQVASAATLSVAFMEALSTMFQSFTHDYNSEDASGFFVSLLFGLGPLLGGIVLVSFSLAFRLQHALLMGAASGIAFVLGAWRPLQLLFSAKMGAIPLVFLLAAGAIFVHGVSSNILGLASRKKSSVNDLPTANGFQVSIHTLQSFLSCGAVALHALAEGLALGVAAPKAYGLGRHMVLPVSLHGLPRGAAVASCIFGATDSWQASLAAAALIGFMGPVSAIGAILAGIDYSGLDHVMVFACGGLLPCFGNIIKRAARLDSRKSVCGLIIGLGFATLCLTCTKLVCLHTPYCNSAPEAVR, encoded by the exons ATGCACTTGAAGCGAAAGCAAGCCTTGCTGTTTTCATTGTTCGTCGTTGTTTTTCTTGGTTTTGCGAAAGCAGAGTCTGAACATGAAATTGCACAGAAGTTGATATCAGCTCCTCACAAGAATGTACGAAGTAACGTTATTGATGGTGTGGGAACTGAGAGTTCTTTCAGATTGGACGAAACAAGTAGTGGTGGAGTGGGTGAGAGGATTAGTGGAAGTAGCAAAGTTTCGATCTCAACTGTTGCTTTGTTCACATTGGCTATGGCAGCTGCCACTGGTTTAGGTGCAGTACCTTTTTTCTTTGTAGAGCTTGATCCACAATGGGCCGGATTATGCAATGGAATGGCTGCTGGTGTGATGTTGGCAGCAAGCTTTGATCTCATTCAAGAAGGACAAGAACACGGTGCTGGGAATTGGGTTGTGATTGGGATTTTAGCCGGGGGAATTTTCATTTGGCTTTGTAAGCAG TTTCTTGAGCAATACGGTGAAGTAAGCATGTTAGATATAAAAGGCGCAGATGCAACAAAGGTTGTTCTTGTCATTGGGATAATGACTCTTCATTCATTTGGTGAGGGCTCTGGTGTTGGAGTTTCATTTGCTGGCAACAAGGGTTTCTCTCAAGGCCTTCTGGTAACTCTGGCTATTGCAGTGCACAACATACCAGAAGGATTAGCTGTTAGTATGGTGCTTGCAGCAAGGGGAGTGTCTCCGCAGAATGCCATGTTATGGAGTGTAATCACATCACTGCCTCAG CCACTTGTAGCAGTTCCTGCATTCATGTGTGCAGATGCATTCAACAAGTTTCTGCCTTTCTGTACAGGCTTTGCTGCCGGATGTATGATCTGGATGGTTGTTGCTGAGGTACTTCCTGATGCATTCAAG GCTGCCTCTCCATCGCAGGTTGCCTCAGCAGCTACTCTCTCTGTTGCATTTATGGAAGCTCTTAGCACTATGTTTCAAAGTTTTACCCATGACTACAA CTCAGAGGATGCTTCTGGTTTCTTTGTTTCACTACTTTTTGGTCTTGGGCCATTGCTTGGTGGAATTGTTCtggtttctttttctttggCTTTTCGCTTGCAGCATGCTCTTCTCATGGGTGCAGCATCTGGCATTGCCTTCGTCCTTGGTGCTTGGCGACCACTGCAGCTACTTTTTTCTGCAAAGATGGGAGCTATACCTCTTGTGTTTTTGCTTGCAGCAGGTGCTATTTTCGTTCATGGTGTAAGCTCTAATATTCTTGGGCTTGCTAGTCGGAAAAAATCATCAGTGAATGACTTGCCAACAGCAAATGGTTTCCAAGTGAGCATTCACACTCTTCAATCGTTCTTATCATGTGGTGCAGTTGCCCTTCATGCTTTAGCTGAAGGGCTTGCACTTGGTGTAGCTGCACCAAAAGCTTATGGGCTTGGTCGGCATATGGTCCTTCCAGTCTCTTTACACGGTCTTCCTCGAGGAGCAGCTGTTGCAAGTTGCATTTTTGGTGCTACTGACAGCTGGCAAGCATCCCTTGCAGCTGCTGCCCTAATTGGTTTCATGGGTCCAGTGTCTGCAATTGGAGCAATACTTGCAGGAATCGACTATAGTGGTTTAGACCATGTGATGGTGTTTGCTTGTGGAGGGCTACTACCATGTTTCGGAAATATAATCAAGAGAGCTGCAAGATTGGACTCGAGGAAATCTGTCTGTGGCCTCATTATAGGACTGGGGTTTGCCACCTTGTGTTTGACGTGCACCAAATTAGTTTGCTTGCATACACCTTACTGCAATTCTGCACCAGAGGCTGTTAGATGA